A region from the Arachis ipaensis cultivar K30076 chromosome B01, Araip1.1, whole genome shotgun sequence genome encodes:
- the LOC107634731 gene encoding probable UDP-3-O-acylglucosamine N-acyltransferase 2, mitochondrial isoform X7: protein MATRRVLVFASRSAFARRFSLVPASDSGCGFQKWQNGGGIFHESASIDSTAVVEVGAVVHSESVIGANVHIGSGTVVGPSVSIAHSTIIGFNVALSNCCIGDICVIHSGVCIGQDGFGFYVDGDGNMIKKPQKLNVVIGNQVEIGANTCIDRGSWRDTVIGDNSKIDNLVQIGHNVVIGRNCMLCGQVGIAGSATIGDYVTMGGRVAVRDHVSIVSKVRLAATSCVTKDIKEPGDYGGFPAVPVHKWRRQVARSSRHR, encoded by the exons ATGGCTACAAGGAGGGTACTTGTCTTTGCTTCTCGTTCTGCCTTTGCTCGTCGTTTCTCGCTAGTTCCCGCTTCAG ATAGTGGTTGTGGATTCCAAAAATGGCAAAACGGGGGTGGCATATTCCACGAGTCAGCTTCTATAGACTCCACAGCAGTTGTTGAGGTTGGCGCTGTAGTCCATTCTGAATCTGTCATCGGTGCAAATGTGCATATAGGCTCTGGAACAGTTGTTGGTCCTTCTGTTTCTATTGCTCATTCAACTATAATTGG GTTTAATGTGGCCCTTAGTAATTGCTGTATAGGTGATATATGTGTAATTCACAGTGGAGTCTGCATTGGTCAAGATG GGTTTGGATTTTATGTGGATGGTGATGGTAATATGATAAAGAAGCCTCAG AAGTTGAATGTGGTAATAGGGAACCAAGTGGAAATTGGTGCTAATACATGTATTGACCGGGGCAG CTGGAGAGATACAGTTATTGGGGACAATTCAAAGATAGATAATTTAGTTCAG ATTGGCCATAATGTAGTTATTGGGAGGAATTGTATGCTTTGTGGGCAAGTTGGGATTGCAGGTTCAGCAAC CATAGGAGATTATGTAACCATGGGAGGAAGGGTAGCAGTGCGAGATCATGTATCTATTGTATCTAAG GTTCGGCTTGCTGCAACAAGCTGTGTAACCAAGGACATCAAAGAGCCTGGGGACTATGGTGGCTTTCCAGCT GTTCCAGTTCACAAATGGCGGAGACAAGTCGCCAGAAGTTCCCGACACCGGTGA
- the LOC107634731 gene encoding probable UDP-3-O-acylglucosamine N-acyltransferase 2, mitochondrial isoform X2, translating to MATRRVLVFASRSAFARRFSLVPASDSGCGFQKWQNGGGIFHESASIDSTAVVEVGAVVHSESVIGANVHIGSGTVVGPSVSIAHSTIIGCRFQCKQHKFDQCSGLAYCMQRLKCMLMFNVALSNCCIGDICVIHSGVCIGQDGFGFYVDGDGNMIKKPQKLNVVIGNQVEIGANTCIDRGSWRDTVIGDNSKIDNLVQLLGGIVCFVGKLGLQVQQLYNIVYLIGVFSIGDYVTMGGRVAVRDHVSIVSKVRLAATSCVTKDIKEPGDYGGFPAVPVHKWRRQVARSSRHR from the exons ATGGCTACAAGGAGGGTACTTGTCTTTGCTTCTCGTTCTGCCTTTGCTCGTCGTTTCTCGCTAGTTCCCGCTTCAG ATAGTGGTTGTGGATTCCAAAAATGGCAAAACGGGGGTGGCATATTCCACGAGTCAGCTTCTATAGACTCCACAGCAGTTGTTGAGGTTGGCGCTGTAGTCCATTCTGAATCTGTCATCGGTGCAAATGTGCATATAGGCTCTGGAACAGTTGTTGGTCCTTCTGTTTCTATTGCTCATTCAACTATAATTGG ATGTAGATTTCAGTGTAAACAACACAAATTTGATCAATGCTCTggtcttgcttattgtatgcagAGGCTCAAGTGCATGCTTAT GTTTAATGTGGCCCTTAGTAATTGCTGTATAGGTGATATATGTGTAATTCACAGTGGAGTCTGCATTGGTCAAGATG GGTTTGGATTTTATGTGGATGGTGATGGTAATATGATAAAGAAGCCTCAG AAGTTGAATGTGGTAATAGGGAACCAAGTGGAAATTGGTGCTAATACATGTATTGACCGGGGCAG CTGGAGAGATACAGTTATTGGGGACAATTCAAAGATAGATAATTTAGTTCAG TTATTGGGAGGAATTGTATGCTTTGTGGGCAAGTTGGGATTGCAGGTTCAGCAAC TTTACAACATTGTGTATTTGATCGGGGTGTTCAGCATAGGAGATTATGTAACCATGGGAGGAAGGGTAGCAGTGCGAGATCATGTATCTATTGTATCTAAG GTTCGGCTTGCTGCAACAAGCTGTGTAACCAAGGACATCAAAGAGCCTGGGGACTATGGTGGCTTTCCAGCT GTTCCAGTTCACAAATGGCGGAGACAAGTCGCCAGAAGTTCCCGACACCGGTGA
- the LOC107634731 gene encoding probable UDP-3-O-acylglucosamine N-acyltransferase 2, mitochondrial isoform X4, translating to MATRRVLVFASRSAFARRFSLVPASDSGCGFQKWQNGGGIFHESASIDSTAVVEVGAVVHSESVIGANVHIGSGTVVGPSVSIAHSTIIGCRFQCKQHKFDQCSGLAYCMQRLKCMLMFNVALSNCCIGDICVIHSGVCIGQDGFGFYVDGDGNMIKKPQKLNVVIGNQVEIGANTCIDRGSWRDTVIGDNSKIDNLVQLLGGIVCFVGKLGLQVQQRSACCNKLCNQGHQRAWGLWWLSSCSSSQMAETSRQKFPTPVKRNTYIQQTDILYGVSQV from the exons ATGGCTACAAGGAGGGTACTTGTCTTTGCTTCTCGTTCTGCCTTTGCTCGTCGTTTCTCGCTAGTTCCCGCTTCAG ATAGTGGTTGTGGATTCCAAAAATGGCAAAACGGGGGTGGCATATTCCACGAGTCAGCTTCTATAGACTCCACAGCAGTTGTTGAGGTTGGCGCTGTAGTCCATTCTGAATCTGTCATCGGTGCAAATGTGCATATAGGCTCTGGAACAGTTGTTGGTCCTTCTGTTTCTATTGCTCATTCAACTATAATTGG ATGTAGATTTCAGTGTAAACAACACAAATTTGATCAATGCTCTggtcttgcttattgtatgcagAGGCTCAAGTGCATGCTTAT GTTTAATGTGGCCCTTAGTAATTGCTGTATAGGTGATATATGTGTAATTCACAGTGGAGTCTGCATTGGTCAAGATG GGTTTGGATTTTATGTGGATGGTGATGGTAATATGATAAAGAAGCCTCAG AAGTTGAATGTGGTAATAGGGAACCAAGTGGAAATTGGTGCTAATACATGTATTGACCGGGGCAG CTGGAGAGATACAGTTATTGGGGACAATTCAAAGATAGATAATTTAGTTCAG TTATTGGGAGGAATTGTATGCTTTGTGGGCAAGTTGGGATTGCAGGTTCAGCAAC GTTCGGCTTGCTGCAACAAGCTGTGTAACCAAGGACATCAAAGAGCCTGGGGACTATGGTGGCTTTCCAGCT GTTCCAGTTCACAAATGGCGGAGACAAGTCGCCAGAAGTTCCCGACACCGGTGAAAAGGAATACTTATATTCAGCAAACTGATATTTTATATGGAGTTAGCCAAGTGTAA
- the LOC107634731 gene encoding probable UDP-3-O-acylglucosamine N-acyltransferase 2, mitochondrial isoform X8, with translation MATRRVLVFASRSAFARRFSLVPASDSGCGFQKWQNGGGIFHESASIDSTAVVEVGAVVHSESVIGANVHIGSGTVVGPSVSIAHSTIIGCRFQCKQHKFDQCSGLAYCMQRLKCMLMFNVALSNCCIGDICVIHSGVCIGQDGFGFYVDGDGNMIKKPQKLNVVIGNQVEIGANTCIDRGSWRDTVIGDNSKIDNLVQVRLAATSCVTKDIKEPGDYGGFPAVPVHKWRRQVARSSRHR, from the exons ATGGCTACAAGGAGGGTACTTGTCTTTGCTTCTCGTTCTGCCTTTGCTCGTCGTTTCTCGCTAGTTCCCGCTTCAG ATAGTGGTTGTGGATTCCAAAAATGGCAAAACGGGGGTGGCATATTCCACGAGTCAGCTTCTATAGACTCCACAGCAGTTGTTGAGGTTGGCGCTGTAGTCCATTCTGAATCTGTCATCGGTGCAAATGTGCATATAGGCTCTGGAACAGTTGTTGGTCCTTCTGTTTCTATTGCTCATTCAACTATAATTGG ATGTAGATTTCAGTGTAAACAACACAAATTTGATCAATGCTCTggtcttgcttattgtatgcagAGGCTCAAGTGCATGCTTAT GTTTAATGTGGCCCTTAGTAATTGCTGTATAGGTGATATATGTGTAATTCACAGTGGAGTCTGCATTGGTCAAGATG GGTTTGGATTTTATGTGGATGGTGATGGTAATATGATAAAGAAGCCTCAG AAGTTGAATGTGGTAATAGGGAACCAAGTGGAAATTGGTGCTAATACATGTATTGACCGGGGCAG CTGGAGAGATACAGTTATTGGGGACAATTCAAAGATAGATAATTTAGTTCAG GTTCGGCTTGCTGCAACAAGCTGTGTAACCAAGGACATCAAAGAGCCTGGGGACTATGGTGGCTTTCCAGCT GTTCCAGTTCACAAATGGCGGAGACAAGTCGCCAGAAGTTCCCGACACCGGTGA
- the LOC110272255 gene encoding uncharacterized protein LOC110272255 isoform X1 yields MVTIMLSLRFTTILLITFILLPLTFSTAHQVSSSVKKTLVVAAGSMLENARSPPNVEQIGVAAVGESDKSTRLIILGRKMMMSRNLSSSSIKPKKRCVLAKCNNQQQEVVGKANNSLNTKENDGFIPLNADYFVPRPHPPKNN; encoded by the exons ATGGTCACAATAATGTTGTCGCTAAGGTTCACTACCATTCTCCTCATTACATTCATTTTGCTACCTCTCACATTTTCAACTGCACACCAAG TTTCGTCATCAGTAAAGAAGACATTGGTGGTTGCCGCTGGAAGCATGCTTGAAAATGCAAGAAGCCCACCGAACGTAGAG CAGATTGGTGTGGCAGCAGTTGGTGAGAGTGATAAAAGTACGAGGCTTATTATCCTCGGAAGGAAGATGATGATGTCTAGAAATTTATCAAGTTCAAGCATCAAGCCCAAAAAGCGTTGCGTACTTGCAAAGTGTAATAACCAGCAGCAAGAAGTAGTAGGAAAAGCAAATAATTCATTGAATACAAAGGAAAATGATGGGTTCATACCTTTGAACGCTGACTATTTTGTTCCAAGGCCTCACCCTCCTAAGAATAATTGA
- the LOC107634731 gene encoding probable UDP-3-O-acylglucosamine N-acyltransferase 2, mitochondrial isoform X9, whose protein sequence is MATRRVLVFASRSAFARRFSLVPASDSGCGFQKWQNGGGIFHESASIDSTAVVEVGAVVHSESVIGANVHIGSGTVVGPSVSIAHSTIIGCRFQCKQHKFDQCSGLAYCMQRLKCMLMFNVALSNCCIGDICVIHSGVCIGQDGFGFYVDGDGNMIKKPQKLNVVIGNQVEIGANTCIDRGSWRDTVIGDNSKIDNLVQIGHNVVIGRNCMLCGQVGIAGSATFGLLQQAV, encoded by the exons ATGGCTACAAGGAGGGTACTTGTCTTTGCTTCTCGTTCTGCCTTTGCTCGTCGTTTCTCGCTAGTTCCCGCTTCAG ATAGTGGTTGTGGATTCCAAAAATGGCAAAACGGGGGTGGCATATTCCACGAGTCAGCTTCTATAGACTCCACAGCAGTTGTTGAGGTTGGCGCTGTAGTCCATTCTGAATCTGTCATCGGTGCAAATGTGCATATAGGCTCTGGAACAGTTGTTGGTCCTTCTGTTTCTATTGCTCATTCAACTATAATTGG ATGTAGATTTCAGTGTAAACAACACAAATTTGATCAATGCTCTggtcttgcttattgtatgcagAGGCTCAAGTGCATGCTTAT GTTTAATGTGGCCCTTAGTAATTGCTGTATAGGTGATATATGTGTAATTCACAGTGGAGTCTGCATTGGTCAAGATG GGTTTGGATTTTATGTGGATGGTGATGGTAATATGATAAAGAAGCCTCAG AAGTTGAATGTGGTAATAGGGAACCAAGTGGAAATTGGTGCTAATACATGTATTGACCGGGGCAG CTGGAGAGATACAGTTATTGGGGACAATTCAAAGATAGATAATTTAGTTCAG ATTGGCCATAATGTAGTTATTGGGAGGAATTGTATGCTTTGTGGGCAAGTTGGGATTGCAGGTTCAGCAAC GTTCGGCTTGCTGCAACAAGCTGTGTAA
- the LOC107634731 gene encoding probable UDP-3-O-acylglucosamine N-acyltransferase 2, mitochondrial isoform X5, giving the protein MATRRVLVFASRSAFARRFSLVPASDSGCGFQKWQNGGGIFHESASIDSTAVVEVGAVVHSESVIGANVHIGSGTVVGPSVSIAHSTIIGFNVALSNCCIGDICVIHSGVCIGQDGFGFYVDGDGNMIKKPQKLNVVIGNQVEIGANTCIDRGSWRDTVIGDNSKIDNLVQLLGGIVCFVGKLGLQVQQPLNSCSIFWASQVYNIVYLIGVFSIGDYVTMGGRVAVRDHVSIVSKVRLAATSCVTKDIKEPGDYGGFPAVPVHKWRRQVARSSRHR; this is encoded by the exons ATGGCTACAAGGAGGGTACTTGTCTTTGCTTCTCGTTCTGCCTTTGCTCGTCGTTTCTCGCTAGTTCCCGCTTCAG ATAGTGGTTGTGGATTCCAAAAATGGCAAAACGGGGGTGGCATATTCCACGAGTCAGCTTCTATAGACTCCACAGCAGTTGTTGAGGTTGGCGCTGTAGTCCATTCTGAATCTGTCATCGGTGCAAATGTGCATATAGGCTCTGGAACAGTTGTTGGTCCTTCTGTTTCTATTGCTCATTCAACTATAATTGG GTTTAATGTGGCCCTTAGTAATTGCTGTATAGGTGATATATGTGTAATTCACAGTGGAGTCTGCATTGGTCAAGATG GGTTTGGATTTTATGTGGATGGTGATGGTAATATGATAAAGAAGCCTCAG AAGTTGAATGTGGTAATAGGGAACCAAGTGGAAATTGGTGCTAATACATGTATTGACCGGGGCAG CTGGAGAGATACAGTTATTGGGGACAATTCAAAGATAGATAATTTAGTTCAG TTATTGGGAGGAATTGTATGCTTTGTGGGCAAGTTGGGATTGCAGGTTCAGCAAC CACTAAATTCCTGCTCAATCTTTTGGGCGTCTCAAGTTTACAACATTGTGTATTTGATCGGGGTGTTCAGCATAGGAGATTATGTAACCATGGGAGGAAGGGTAGCAGTGCGAGATCATGTATCTATTGTATCTAAG GTTCGGCTTGCTGCAACAAGCTGTGTAACCAAGGACATCAAAGAGCCTGGGGACTATGGTGGCTTTCCAGCT GTTCCAGTTCACAAATGGCGGAGACAAGTCGCCAGAAGTTCCCGACACCGGTGA
- the LOC107634731 gene encoding probable UDP-3-O-acylglucosamine N-acyltransferase 2, mitochondrial isoform X6 gives MATRRVLVFASRSAFARRFSLVPASDSGCGFQKWQNGGGIFHESASIDSTAVVEVGAVVHSESVIGANVHIGSGTVVGPSVSIAHSTIIGCRFQCKQHKFDQCSGLAYCMQRLKCMLMFNVALSNCCIGDICVIHSGVCIGQDGFGFYVDGDGNMIKKPQKLNVVIGNQVEIGANTCIDRGSWRDTVIGDNSKIDNLVQIGHNVVIGRNCMLCGQVGIAGSATTKFLLNLLGVSSLQHCVFDRGVQHRRLCNHGRKGSSARSCIYCI, from the exons ATGGCTACAAGGAGGGTACTTGTCTTTGCTTCTCGTTCTGCCTTTGCTCGTCGTTTCTCGCTAGTTCCCGCTTCAG ATAGTGGTTGTGGATTCCAAAAATGGCAAAACGGGGGTGGCATATTCCACGAGTCAGCTTCTATAGACTCCACAGCAGTTGTTGAGGTTGGCGCTGTAGTCCATTCTGAATCTGTCATCGGTGCAAATGTGCATATAGGCTCTGGAACAGTTGTTGGTCCTTCTGTTTCTATTGCTCATTCAACTATAATTGG ATGTAGATTTCAGTGTAAACAACACAAATTTGATCAATGCTCTggtcttgcttattgtatgcagAGGCTCAAGTGCATGCTTAT GTTTAATGTGGCCCTTAGTAATTGCTGTATAGGTGATATATGTGTAATTCACAGTGGAGTCTGCATTGGTCAAGATG GGTTTGGATTTTATGTGGATGGTGATGGTAATATGATAAAGAAGCCTCAG AAGTTGAATGTGGTAATAGGGAACCAAGTGGAAATTGGTGCTAATACATGTATTGACCGGGGCAG CTGGAGAGATACAGTTATTGGGGACAATTCAAAGATAGATAATTTAGTTCAG ATTGGCCATAATGTAGTTATTGGGAGGAATTGTATGCTTTGTGGGCAAGTTGGGATTGCAGGTTCAGCAAC CACTAAATTCCTGCTCAATCTTTTGGGCGTCTCAAGTTTACAACATTGTGTATTTGATCGGGGTGTTCAGCATAGGAGATTATGTAACCATGGGAGGAAGGGTAGCAGTGCGAGATCATGTATCTATTGTATCTAA
- the LOC110272255 gene encoding uncharacterized protein LOC110272255 isoform X2, translating to MVTIMLSLRFTTILLITFILLPLTFSTAHQVSSSVKKTLVVAAGSMLENARSPPNVEIGVAAVGESDKSTRLIILGRKMMMSRNLSSSSIKPKKRCVLAKCNNQQQEVVGKANNSLNTKENDGFIPLNADYFVPRPHPPKNN from the exons ATGGTCACAATAATGTTGTCGCTAAGGTTCACTACCATTCTCCTCATTACATTCATTTTGCTACCTCTCACATTTTCAACTGCACACCAAG TTTCGTCATCAGTAAAGAAGACATTGGTGGTTGCCGCTGGAAGCATGCTTGAAAATGCAAGAAGCCCACCGAACGTAGAG ATTGGTGTGGCAGCAGTTGGTGAGAGTGATAAAAGTACGAGGCTTATTATCCTCGGAAGGAAGATGATGATGTCTAGAAATTTATCAAGTTCAAGCATCAAGCCCAAAAAGCGTTGCGTACTTGCAAAGTGTAATAACCAGCAGCAAGAAGTAGTAGGAAAAGCAAATAATTCATTGAATACAAAGGAAAATGATGGGTTCATACCTTTGAACGCTGACTATTTTGTTCCAAGGCCTCACCCTCCTAAGAATAATTGA
- the LOC107634731 gene encoding probable UDP-3-O-acylglucosamine N-acyltransferase 2, mitochondrial isoform X3 produces MATRRVLVFASRSAFARRFSLVPASDSGCGFQKWQNGGGIFHESASIDSTAVVEVGAVVHSESVIGANVHIGSGTVVGPSVSIAHSTIIGCRFQCKQHKFDQCSGLAYCMQRLKCMLMFNVALSNCCIGDICVIHSGVCIGQDGFGFYVDGDGNMIKKPQKLNVVIGNQVEIGANTCIDRGSWRDTVIGDNSKIDNLVQIGHNVVIGRNCMLCGQVGIAGSATIGDYVTMGGRVAVRDHVSIVSKVRLAATSCVTKDIKEPGDYGGFPAVPVHKWRRQVARSSRHR; encoded by the exons ATGGCTACAAGGAGGGTACTTGTCTTTGCTTCTCGTTCTGCCTTTGCTCGTCGTTTCTCGCTAGTTCCCGCTTCAG ATAGTGGTTGTGGATTCCAAAAATGGCAAAACGGGGGTGGCATATTCCACGAGTCAGCTTCTATAGACTCCACAGCAGTTGTTGAGGTTGGCGCTGTAGTCCATTCTGAATCTGTCATCGGTGCAAATGTGCATATAGGCTCTGGAACAGTTGTTGGTCCTTCTGTTTCTATTGCTCATTCAACTATAATTGG ATGTAGATTTCAGTGTAAACAACACAAATTTGATCAATGCTCTggtcttgcttattgtatgcagAGGCTCAAGTGCATGCTTAT GTTTAATGTGGCCCTTAGTAATTGCTGTATAGGTGATATATGTGTAATTCACAGTGGAGTCTGCATTGGTCAAGATG GGTTTGGATTTTATGTGGATGGTGATGGTAATATGATAAAGAAGCCTCAG AAGTTGAATGTGGTAATAGGGAACCAAGTGGAAATTGGTGCTAATACATGTATTGACCGGGGCAG CTGGAGAGATACAGTTATTGGGGACAATTCAAAGATAGATAATTTAGTTCAG ATTGGCCATAATGTAGTTATTGGGAGGAATTGTATGCTTTGTGGGCAAGTTGGGATTGCAGGTTCAGCAAC CATAGGAGATTATGTAACCATGGGAGGAAGGGTAGCAGTGCGAGATCATGTATCTATTGTATCTAAG GTTCGGCTTGCTGCAACAAGCTGTGTAACCAAGGACATCAAAGAGCCTGGGGACTATGGTGGCTTTCCAGCT GTTCCAGTTCACAAATGGCGGAGACAAGTCGCCAGAAGTTCCCGACACCGGTGA
- the LOC107634764 gene encoding uncharacterized protein LOC107634764 has translation MSGGSSNGDGESESSPNKRLKTEEASKKVDGGGDDDNQGVWCGICYAERGAPVAGEIDCCSHYFCFACIMEWSKHESRCPICRRRFSNVRRLPKHGIFSSSRDIKVPLRDQVYHPYGNMSTGPTHSHTEAKCVVCHGVADEHLLLICDLCDASSHTYCVGLGYTVPEGDWFCYDCAIARETNEREDLELRSVEQSGAISAIPCPLQQSRSPPPPSIQSADRLSRYRGKRPLSNAQQVQRNIQALRDNWNALRSGSMKFGSGSIQTSGIGGCHNRDSGSASCGRPNKQHSNSMGLGSLGSSSGSVSRSRSDEQHSNSMVLANRCSGSVLHGRSDEQHSNSMALVNRGSGPILRGGPHEQHSDCVASPRIQHSSVQDGSSRGIMNERGVKDVEKAWKMLEKAKKMQGTRQRTNRK, from the exons ATGTCAGGCGGAAGCAGCAACGGCGACGGAGAATCAGAGTCCTCCCCAAACAAACGCCTCAAAACCGAAGAAGCATCGAAGAAGGTCGACGGTGGCGGAGACGATGATAACCAGGGTGTATGGTGCGGGATCTGCTACGCGGAGCGCGGCGCACCTGTCGCCGGAGAAATCGACTGCTGCAGCCATTACTTCTGCTTCGCATGCATCATGGAGTGGTCCAAGCACGAATCCCGATGCCCGATCTGCCGCCGGAGATTCTCCAACGTTCGCAGGCTCCCCAAGCATGGCATCTTCTCTTCTTCTCGGGACATTAAGGTCCCTCTCCGTGATCAG GTTTATCATCCTTATGGGAATATGAGCACCGGTCCTACTCACTCTCATACTGAGGCCAAATGCGTTGTCTGTCATGGTGTGGCAGATGAACATCTTCTGCTAATTTGTGATCTTTGCGATGCTTCTTCTCATACCTACTGTGTTGGCCTTGGCTACACTGTCCCTGAAGGCGATTGGTTTTGTTATGACTGTGCTATTGCCAGGGAGACCAATGAGCGGGAAGACTTAGAGCTACGAAGTGTCGAGCAAAGTGGGGCGATAAGTGCAATACCATGTCCTTTACAACAAAGCCGGTCCCCTCCTCCTCCTAGTATTCAATCAGCTGATAGGTTAAGTAGATACAGGGGAAAGAGACCTCTGTCAAATGCCCAGCAGGTGCAACGTAACATACAAGCGCTCCGTGATAATTGGAATGCACTGAGAAGTGGTTCCATGAAGTTCGGTTCTGGTTCCATTCAAACCAGTGGCATAGGTGGTTGTCATAATCGAGATTCTGGTTCTGCTTCATGTGGCAGACCCAACAAACAGCATTCTAATTCTATGGGTTTGGGAAGCCTAGGTTCCAGTTCTGGTTCTGTTTCACGCAGCAGATCAGATGAACAACATTCTAATTCTATGGTTTTGGCAAACAGGTGTTCTGGTTCCGTTTTGCATGGCAGATCAGACGAACAGCATTCTAATTCTATGGCTTTGGTAAACCGAGGATCTGGTCCCATTTTGCGTGGCGGACCACACGAACAGCATTCTGATTGTGTGGCTTCGCCAAGAATTCAGCACTCGAGTGTCCAAGATGGTTCATCTAGAGGCATAATGAATGAGAGGGGGGTGAAAGATGTTGAGAAGGCTTGGAAAATGTTGGAGAAGGCAAAGAAGATGCAAGGGACTCGTCAAAGAACCAACAGAAAGTAG
- the LOC107634731 gene encoding probable UDP-3-O-acylglucosamine N-acyltransferase 2, mitochondrial isoform X1: MATRRVLVFASRSAFARRFSLVPASDSGCGFQKWQNGGGIFHESASIDSTAVVEVGAVVHSESVIGANVHIGSGTVVGPSVSIAHSTIIGCRFQCKQHKFDQCSGLAYCMQRLKCMLMFNVALSNCCIGDICVIHSGVCIGQDGFGFYVDGDGNMIKKPQKLNVVIGNQVEIGANTCIDRGSWRDTVIGDNSKIDNLVQLLGGIVCFVGKLGLQVQQPLNSCSIFWASQVYNIVYLIGVFSIGDYVTMGGRVAVRDHVSIVSKVRLAATSCVTKDIKEPGDYGGFPAVPVHKWRRQVARSSRHR, translated from the exons ATGGCTACAAGGAGGGTACTTGTCTTTGCTTCTCGTTCTGCCTTTGCTCGTCGTTTCTCGCTAGTTCCCGCTTCAG ATAGTGGTTGTGGATTCCAAAAATGGCAAAACGGGGGTGGCATATTCCACGAGTCAGCTTCTATAGACTCCACAGCAGTTGTTGAGGTTGGCGCTGTAGTCCATTCTGAATCTGTCATCGGTGCAAATGTGCATATAGGCTCTGGAACAGTTGTTGGTCCTTCTGTTTCTATTGCTCATTCAACTATAATTGG ATGTAGATTTCAGTGTAAACAACACAAATTTGATCAATGCTCTggtcttgcttattgtatgcagAGGCTCAAGTGCATGCTTAT GTTTAATGTGGCCCTTAGTAATTGCTGTATAGGTGATATATGTGTAATTCACAGTGGAGTCTGCATTGGTCAAGATG GGTTTGGATTTTATGTGGATGGTGATGGTAATATGATAAAGAAGCCTCAG AAGTTGAATGTGGTAATAGGGAACCAAGTGGAAATTGGTGCTAATACATGTATTGACCGGGGCAG CTGGAGAGATACAGTTATTGGGGACAATTCAAAGATAGATAATTTAGTTCAG TTATTGGGAGGAATTGTATGCTTTGTGGGCAAGTTGGGATTGCAGGTTCAGCAAC CACTAAATTCCTGCTCAATCTTTTGGGCGTCTCAAGTTTACAACATTGTGTATTTGATCGGGGTGTTCAGCATAGGAGATTATGTAACCATGGGAGGAAGGGTAGCAGTGCGAGATCATGTATCTATTGTATCTAAG GTTCGGCTTGCTGCAACAAGCTGTGTAACCAAGGACATCAAAGAGCCTGGGGACTATGGTGGCTTTCCAGCT GTTCCAGTTCACAAATGGCGGAGACAAGTCGCCAGAAGTTCCCGACACCGGTGA